In Stutzerimonas stutzeri, a genomic segment contains:
- the rlmH gene encoding 23S rRNA (pseudouridine(1915)-N(3))-methyltransferase RlmH, whose translation MRIKLIAVGSKMPRWVEDGWHEYAKRLPSELPLELHEISLNTRGKNADVARLIRQEGEAMLAKVQPGERIVTLEVTGRPWSTEQLAAELERWRLDARNVNLMVGGPEGLAPEVCARSEQRWSLSPLTLPHPLVRILIGEQIYRAWTLLSGHPYHK comes from the coding sequence ATGCGGATCAAGCTGATCGCGGTGGGCTCGAAGATGCCGCGTTGGGTCGAAGACGGTTGGCACGAATATGCCAAGCGTCTTCCATCCGAGCTGCCGCTGGAACTGCATGAAATATCGCTTAACACGCGCGGCAAGAATGCCGACGTGGCGCGGTTGATTCGTCAGGAAGGCGAGGCCATGCTGGCGAAGGTCCAGCCCGGTGAACGAATCGTCACGCTGGAAGTGACGGGACGGCCGTGGAGCACCGAGCAGCTGGCCGCCGAACTGGAGCGCTGGCGCCTCGATGCGCGCAACGTCAACCTGATGGTGGGCGGGCCGGAAGGGTTGGCGCCCGAGGTTTGTGCGCGCAGTGAGCAGCGCTGGTCGCTTTCGCCGCTGACCTTGCCACATCCGCTGGTGCGCATCCTCATCGGCGAGCAGATTTATCGCGCCTGGACGTTGCTGTCGGGTCACCCTTACCACAAGTAG
- the rsfS gene encoding ribosome silencing factor, producing MQNDSLVQLAVSALEDLKGADITTIDVRGKTSVTDFMVIASGTSSRHVKSLADNVLEKVKEQGVRPLGSEGLDGGEWALLDLGDVVVHVMQVPTRQFYDLERLWQGAEQSRAQHAGEQE from the coding sequence ATGCAAAATGATTCGTTGGTCCAGCTCGCCGTGAGCGCCCTGGAAGATCTTAAAGGCGCCGACATCACCACCATCGATGTGCGCGGCAAGACCAGTGTCACCGATTTCATGGTGATCGCCAGCGGTACCTCCAGCCGTCACGTGAAGTCGCTGGCCGACAACGTGCTGGAGAAAGTCAAGGAGCAGGGCGTGCGTCCGCTCGGCAGTGAAGGCCTGGATGGCGGTGAGTGGGCCCTGTTGGATCTGGGTGATGTGGTGGTGCATGTGATGCAGGTACCGACTCGCCAGTTCTACGATCTCGAGCGTCTCTGGCAGGGTGCCGAGCAGAGTCGCGCGCAGCACGCAGGCGAGCAGGAATAA
- the nadD gene encoding nicotinate-nucleotide adenylyltransferase, with protein sequence MSATGAPRRIGVLGGTFDPVHIGHLRGALEVAETLGLDEVRLVPNFRPPHRETPNSSAQDRLAMVRLAVQDLPQLAVDARELERDKPSYTLDTLESLRGELERDDQIFLIVGWDAFCGLPSWHRWEELLEHCHILVMQRPDADSEAPEALRDLLAARSVNDPLALSGRGGQIAFVWQAPLEVSATRIRQFLASGRSVRFLVPDAVLAYINAHGLYRASN encoded by the coding sequence ATGAGCGCTACTGGCGCGCCACGGCGCATCGGCGTTCTCGGCGGTACCTTCGATCCGGTGCACATAGGGCACTTGCGCGGGGCGCTGGAAGTGGCCGAAACGCTGGGGCTGGACGAGGTTCGTCTGGTTCCGAATTTTCGCCCCCCACACCGTGAAACACCTAACAGCTCTGCACAGGACCGTCTGGCCATGGTCCGGTTGGCAGTGCAGGACCTGCCCCAGCTCGCGGTCGATGCGCGCGAGCTGGAGCGCGACAAGCCGTCGTACACCCTCGACACGTTGGAGTCGCTGCGTGGAGAGCTGGAGCGCGACGATCAGATTTTCCTTATCGTCGGTTGGGACGCCTTTTGCGGGCTTCCCAGCTGGCATCGCTGGGAAGAGCTGCTCGAGCACTGCCACATCCTTGTCATGCAACGGCCGGATGCCGACAGTGAGGCGCCGGAAGCGCTGCGTGACCTGCTCGCGGCACGCAGCGTGAACGATCCGCTGGCGCTTTCCGGCCGCGGTGGACAAATCGCTTTCGTCTGGCAAGCACCGCTCGAGGTGTCGGCAACGCGAATTCGTCAATTTCTGGCCAGTGGCCGGTCGGTCCGTTTCCTGGTCCCCGACGCCGTACTGGCTTATATCAACGCGCACGGACTGTACCGGGCGTCGAACTGA
- a CDS encoding glutamate-5-semialdehyde dehydrogenase, protein MTESVLDYMTRLGRAAREASRVLARATTAQKNRALHAAAAALDAAREELVAANQQDLAAGRANGLDEAMLDRLALTPARIDDMIEGLRQVATLPDPIGEIRDMRYLPSGIQVGKMRVPLGVVGIIYESRPNVTIDAASLCLKSGNATILRGGSEAIYSNQAIARCIQLGLAEAELPAAAVQVVETTDRAAVGALITMPEYVDVIVPRGGKGLIERISRDAKVPVIKHLDGICHVFIDQAADVDKAIRIADNAKTQRYAPCNTMETLLVHGAIAARVLPPLAAIYRDKGVELRGCPRSCELLGVDVAAASEEDWATEYNAPILSIRVVDSLNQAIEHINRYGSQHTDAIVTENFTDARRFITEVDSASVMVNASTRFADGFEYGLGAEIGISTDKLHARGPVGLEGLTSEKYVVFGDGHVRT, encoded by the coding sequence ATGACCGAGTCCGTACTCGACTACATGACCCGCCTCGGTCGCGCCGCGCGCGAGGCGTCGCGTGTGCTTGCACGTGCCACCACCGCGCAGAAGAACCGGGCGCTGCACGCCGCCGCCGCCGCGCTCGATGCCGCGCGCGAAGAGTTGGTGGCAGCCAACCAGCAAGACCTCGCGGCAGGGCGCGCGAATGGCCTGGACGAGGCCATGCTCGATCGACTGGCGCTGACCCCGGCGCGCATCGACGACATGATCGAAGGGCTGCGTCAGGTGGCGACCCTGCCCGATCCCATCGGCGAGATTCGCGACATGCGCTATCTGCCTTCAGGTATTCAGGTCGGCAAGATGCGCGTGCCGCTGGGCGTGGTCGGCATCATCTACGAGTCGCGGCCGAACGTGACCATCGATGCTGCCAGCCTCTGCCTGAAGTCTGGCAATGCGACCATTCTGCGCGGCGGTTCGGAAGCGATTTATTCGAACCAGGCGATTGCCCGATGCATCCAGCTGGGGCTGGCCGAGGCCGAGTTGCCGGCAGCAGCGGTACAGGTCGTTGAGACCACCGACCGTGCCGCCGTTGGCGCGCTGATCACCATGCCTGAATATGTTGATGTCATCGTGCCGCGCGGCGGCAAGGGCCTGATCGAGCGCATTAGCCGCGACGCCAAGGTGCCGGTGATCAAGCACCTGGACGGCATTTGCCACGTGTTCATCGATCAGGCAGCCGATGTCGACAAGGCCATTCGCATCGCCGACAACGCCAAGACCCAACGCTACGCGCCTTGCAACACCATGGAGACGTTGCTGGTGCATGGTGCCATCGCGGCGCGAGTGCTGCCGCCACTGGCCGCCATCTATCGCGACAAGGGTGTCGAGCTGCGCGGCTGTCCACGGAGCTGCGAGCTGCTCGGTGTCGACGTGGCGGCTGCCAGTGAAGAGGATTGGGCCACCGAATACAACGCACCGATTCTGTCGATCAGGGTGGTCGACTCTCTTAACCAGGCGATCGAGCACATCAACCGCTATGGTTCGCAGCACACCGACGCGATCGTCACGGAAAACTTCACGGATGCTCGCCGCTTCATCACCGAAGTCGACTCGGCATCAGTGATGGTTAACGCCTCCACCCGTTTCGCCGACGGGTTCGAGTACGGGCTAGGTGCAGAAATCGGCATTTCTACCGATAAGCTTCACGCGCGCGGCCCGGTTGGCCTGGAAGGGCTGACCAGCGAAAAGTATGTGGTGTTTGGCGACGGCCACGTGCGTACTTGA
- a CDS encoding bifunctional DedA family/phosphatase PAP2 family protein, with protein MPEWLIALNSWLAENPQWLGLSLFLVACLECLAVVGLLMPGTVMVFAIAVLAGSGVLSLGETLLLGYAGGLLGDLLSYGLGRRYHQNIRSMRGLRDHPEWLTRAELYFERYGIASLLVGRFIGPLRPMLPLTAGMLDMPFGRFFLVSLIAAAGWSMAYLLPGWTAGAAVRLPLPDGFWGEAGIVLAALLLLLGSVVHCSLHQMRWVTPLAAGLSAVILIGLFFGWPYLVEFDEGLMKVVQGERSPIFDRFVVVVTRAGDFHTQLWAAVLLSLLLIVVKQWRAAAFAILTLLGTAMANGALKATFGRVRPEILLEPLHSFSFPSGHSSAAFAFFLTLGVLAGRGQPPRLRLAWVLLAGLPATAIALSRVYLGVHWPTDVIAGAVLAATICAASLTIVQWRAPMNALSPKVWWLILPATLGLIGAFSIWALPGALLLYRYQ; from the coding sequence ATGCCCGAATGGCTCATCGCTCTGAATAGCTGGCTCGCTGAGAATCCGCAATGGCTGGGTCTGAGCCTGTTCCTGGTGGCTTGCCTGGAATGCTTGGCCGTGGTCGGCCTGCTGATGCCTGGCACCGTGATGGTGTTCGCCATCGCTGTGCTCGCCGGCAGCGGGGTGCTGAGTCTTGGCGAGACGTTGCTGCTGGGCTACGCCGGGGGCCTGTTGGGCGATCTGCTGTCTTACGGCCTGGGCCGGCGTTATCACCAGAACATTCGCAGCATGCGCGGCCTGCGCGACCATCCCGAATGGCTGACCCGCGCCGAGCTGTACTTCGAGCGCTACGGTATCGCCAGCCTCCTTGTAGGCCGCTTCATCGGCCCGCTGCGCCCCATGCTGCCACTCACGGCAGGGATGCTCGACATGCCTTTCGGGCGCTTTTTCCTGGTCAGCCTGATTGCCGCTGCGGGCTGGTCGATGGCCTATCTGCTGCCGGGCTGGACGGCCGGTGCCGCCGTGCGACTGCCTTTGCCGGACGGCTTCTGGGGCGAAGCAGGCATTGTTTTGGCAGCGTTGCTGCTGCTCCTCGGCAGTGTGGTGCATTGCAGCCTGCATCAGATGCGCTGGGTCACGCCGTTGGCCGCCGGTCTCAGCGCCGTCATTCTGATCGGCCTGTTCTTCGGCTGGCCTTATCTGGTGGAGTTCGACGAAGGCCTGATGAAAGTTGTCCAAGGCGAGCGCAGCCCGATATTCGATCGTTTCGTAGTCGTAGTCACACGCGCCGGCGATTTCCATACCCAGCTCTGGGCTGCGGTATTGTTGAGCCTGTTGCTAATCGTGGTGAAGCAATGGCGTGCGGCGGCGTTCGCCATCCTCACGCTGCTGGGCACGGCAATGGCCAACGGCGCGCTGAAGGCGACGTTCGGGCGGGTCCGCCCGGAAATCCTGCTCGAACCCCTGCACAGCTTCAGTTTCCCCAGCGGTCATAGCTCGGCGGCATTCGCGTTCTTTCTCACTCTCGGGGTCCTTGCAGGGCGCGGCCAGCCACCGCGCCTGCGCCTCGCCTGGGTGCTGCTGGCGGGACTGCCGGCAACCGCCATCGCGTTGTCACGAGTCTATCTGGGGGTGCACTGGCCGACCGACGTGATCGCTGGCGCGGTTCTGGCCGCCACTATTTGCGCCGCAAGCCTGACCATCGTGCAATGGCGCGCACCGATGAACGCACTTTCGCCCAAGGTGTGGTGGCTGATTCTACCCGCAACCCTGGGCCTGATCGGCGCGTTTTCGATCTGGGCATTGCCAGGCGCCTTATTGCTGTATCGCTATCAGTAG
- a CDS encoding LON peptidase substrate-binding domain-containing protein: protein MKLPLFPLDTVLFPGCTLDLQIFEARYLDMVSNCLKGEHGFGVVRLIEGSEVGLAATEYALTGCEALIRDWQQRPNGLLGIRVEGGRRFDVLSAQVQRDQLTVAEISWRDEGDDLPLGDEHADLAILLEALGQHPLVESLGMGGTVQGQRSLAHQLAYLLPFQPEQKVELLQLDDAPLQLQRIQHWLEQLQGDAVDSDDE, encoded by the coding sequence ATGAAGTTGCCGTTGTTTCCGCTCGATACCGTGTTGTTTCCCGGTTGCACCCTTGATCTGCAGATATTCGAGGCGCGTTATCTGGACATGGTCAGCAACTGCTTGAAAGGCGAACATGGCTTCGGTGTAGTCCGCCTCATCGAGGGCAGCGAGGTGGGCCTGGCCGCGACCGAATACGCCTTGACCGGTTGCGAGGCGCTGATACGGGACTGGCAGCAGCGGCCCAACGGTTTGCTGGGCATCCGGGTCGAGGGCGGCCGTCGCTTCGATGTGCTATCGGCGCAGGTGCAGCGTGATCAGTTGACCGTGGCCGAGATCAGTTGGCGCGACGAAGGTGACGATTTGCCCCTGGGTGACGAACACGCTGATCTGGCGATTCTGCTGGAGGCTCTCGGGCAACATCCCTTGGTCGAATCCCTGGGTATGGGCGGCACCGTGCAGGGGCAGCGTTCCCTGGCGCACCAGCTGGCCTATCTGTTGCCGTTCCAGCCGGAACAGAAGGTCGAACTGCTGCAGTTGGACGATGCACCGCTGCAACTGCAGCGCATTCAGCATTGGCTGGAGCAATTACAGGGCGACGCAGTCGATAGCGACGACGAGTAG
- a CDS encoding LrgB family protein, whose protein sequence is MTVQWQAAWDAVIHHPLFGVAITLAAFQLAYAAYEKTRWVFLQPVLVSMLMVIGILLACGLSYDEYRGSAQMLTVLLGPATVALAVPLYLNLRRIRELFGPIMLTLLLAGTGATALGMALAWAFGADQMILMTLAPKSVTSPIAMLVAEQIGGVVALAAVFVMITGIIGAIVGPELLRRFGVQHPAARGMALGLTAHAVGTAQAMQEGDECGAFAALSMSLMGVMTAVLLPLAVLLLS, encoded by the coding sequence ATGACAGTGCAATGGCAGGCGGCCTGGGACGCCGTAATCCATCATCCACTGTTTGGCGTGGCGATCACCCTGGCGGCCTTTCAATTGGCTTATGCCGCCTACGAAAAGACCCGCTGGGTGTTTCTGCAACCGGTACTGGTATCGATGCTCATGGTCATCGGCATCCTGCTGGCCTGCGGCCTCAGCTACGACGAATATCGCGGCAGCGCGCAGATGCTCACCGTGCTGCTCGGGCCGGCCACCGTGGCACTGGCAGTGCCGTTGTATCTCAATTTGCGGCGCATCCGTGAGCTGTTCGGGCCGATCATGCTTACCCTGCTGTTGGCCGGTACCGGCGCCACGGCGCTGGGCATGGCCCTGGCCTGGGCCTTCGGGGCTGATCAGATGATTCTCATGACCCTGGCGCCGAAGTCCGTGACCTCGCCCATCGCCATGCTGGTGGCCGAGCAGATCGGCGGGGTGGTGGCGCTGGCGGCGGTGTTCGTGATGATCACCGGCATCATCGGCGCGATCGTCGGTCCGGAACTGTTGCGCCGGTTTGGCGTTCAGCATCCTGCGGCACGAGGCATGGCGCTGGGCCTGACCGCCCACGCGGTGGGCACTGCACAAGCGATGCAGGAAGGCGACGAGTGTGGTGCCTTCGCGGCGTTGTCGATGAGTCTGATGGGCGTGATGACGGCGGTGCTGCTACCGCTGGCTGTGTTGCTGTTGTCATAA
- a CDS encoding CidA/LrgA family protein, with amino-acid sequence MLLRGLTWLVLFQLLGTALNVMVLPILPGPIIGLLLLFLALLARGQASESLQLAARSLLRYLPLLLVPPAVGVIAYTEAILDDFWAIVGVLVLSLLVSLLFTGWLMQALIRRQQRKAGRA; translated from the coding sequence ATGCTGCTACGCGGGCTAACCTGGCTGGTGCTGTTCCAACTGCTCGGCACCGCGCTCAACGTGATGGTTTTGCCGATACTGCCTGGGCCAATCATCGGGCTTCTGCTGCTGTTTCTGGCGCTATTGGCACGCGGCCAGGCCAGCGAATCGCTGCAGTTGGCGGCCCGGAGCTTGTTGCGTTATCTGCCGCTGCTGCTGGTCCCGCCAGCCGTGGGCGTGATCGCCTATACCGAGGCGATTCTGGATGATTTCTGGGCCATCGTCGGGGTGTTGGTGCTTTCGCTGCTGGTGTCGCTGTTATTTACCGGCTGGCTGATGCAGGCGTTGATTCGTCGCCAGCAACGCAAGGCGGGCCGAGCATGA
- a CDS encoding MaoC family dehydratase, producing the protein MPQVPVAELKDYIGKELGRSEWFTIDQQRVDQFADCTGDHQFIHIDPEKAAQTPFGGTIAHGYLSLSLLPMLMESLMVRPEGTKMGVNYGLDSLRFIQPVRVGSRVRVAATLLDAYEKNPGQWLLKGRAVMEIEGVEKPAYIAETLALCIV; encoded by the coding sequence ATGCCGCAGGTACCCGTAGCAGAACTCAAGGACTACATTGGCAAGGAGCTCGGCCGCTCCGAATGGTTCACCATCGATCAGCAGCGAGTCGACCAGTTTGCCGATTGCACCGGCGACCACCAGTTCATCCATATCGATCCAGAGAAGGCCGCGCAGACCCCTTTTGGCGGGACCATTGCGCACGGCTATCTATCGCTGTCGTTGCTGCCGATGCTGATGGAGAGCCTCATGGTCAGACCCGAAGGCACCAAGATGGGCGTCAATTATGGACTCGACAGCCTGCGCTTCATTCAGCCGGTCAGAGTCGGCTCACGGGTGCGCGTGGCGGCGACATTGCTCGACGCCTACGAGAAGAACCCGGGGCAGTGGCTGCTCAAAGGCCGCGCGGTGATGGAGATCGAAGGTGTAGAAAAACCCGCCTACATCGCCGAAACCCTGGCGCTCTGCATTGTCTGA
- a CDS encoding C13 family peptidase gives MRHLAPFLLAFLLTACGDGEPLLPADAVLPDGGRYRGEVVDGLLQGEGRIDYPNGSHYRGAFRDGQWYGQGIWQGANGDRYEGEFKQGLFDGQGRFSYATGGVYEGHFLRGSLNGQGRYTEPGLSYEGEFQNDLYHGTGKLQSADGATYDGEFVEGQPYGEGIRRDASGEFSGTFINGRLNGDGVFRGRDGEHYLGQFQDDQFHGQGRYEEVSGDVWKGTFKYGELSGEGEYVGIDGTRYNGGFKRWQYHGEGVLQQPDGSRYTGQFRAGRLDGPATLARADGTTQSGTWRAGRLSHDVAGKQLPDPLEIGLLRQGQLLKAALDAVPASTPAAELYSLTMAGDGQQSVFLREVDYVDQLLAGRFAAHGQITLVNHRDHLSDRPLATRENLSRSIQQLAERSGEEDLIFIYLTSHGSADHQLVLAQPRVALEDLPAADLATLLVPLAERNKVVVISACYSGGFIEPLKSPHTLVITAARADRVSFGCSEESDFTYFGRALFAEALQETKDIVEAFTLAQARVAEREQADHYQASEPQIWAPEQVVEHWRTLNQQQLTPTD, from the coding sequence ATGCGCCACCTCGCCCCGTTTCTGCTCGCCTTTCTCCTGACCGCCTGCGGTGACGGCGAGCCCTTGCTGCCCGCCGATGCCGTGCTACCGGACGGCGGGCGCTACCGCGGCGAGGTCGTCGATGGGCTGCTGCAGGGCGAAGGACGAATCGACTACCCCAATGGCAGCCACTATCGCGGCGCGTTCCGAGACGGTCAGTGGTACGGCCAGGGCATCTGGCAAGGCGCAAATGGTGACCGCTATGAAGGCGAATTCAAGCAGGGGCTGTTCGACGGCCAGGGCCGTTTCAGCTACGCCACGGGCGGCGTATACGAGGGACACTTTCTGCGCGGCAGCCTCAACGGCCAAGGGCGCTATACCGAGCCGGGGTTGAGCTACGAAGGTGAATTCCAGAACGACCTCTACCACGGCACCGGCAAACTGCAGAGCGCGGATGGGGCGACGTACGACGGCGAATTCGTCGAAGGCCAGCCTTATGGCGAAGGCATCCGCCGCGACGCAAGCGGCGAGTTCAGCGGCACTTTCATCAACGGCCGCCTGAACGGTGACGGCGTCTTTCGCGGACGCGACGGTGAACATTATCTAGGACAGTTCCAAGATGACCAGTTCCACGGCCAGGGCCGTTACGAAGAGGTCAGCGGCGATGTTTGGAAAGGCACCTTCAAATACGGCGAACTGAGCGGCGAAGGCGAATACGTCGGCATCGACGGCACGCGTTACAACGGCGGATTCAAGCGCTGGCAATACCACGGCGAGGGCGTCCTCCAACAGCCGGACGGTAGCCGCTACACAGGGCAATTTCGTGCGGGCCGGCTTGATGGGCCGGCCACGCTCGCCCGCGCTGACGGCACGACACAGAGCGGCACCTGGCGCGCCGGTCGCCTGAGTCATGACGTTGCCGGCAAGCAACTGCCCGATCCGCTGGAAATCGGCCTGTTGCGCCAAGGGCAACTGCTCAAAGCGGCCCTCGACGCGGTACCGGCATCGACCCCCGCGGCTGAACTCTACAGCCTGACCATGGCCGGCGATGGCCAACAGAGCGTGTTCCTGCGCGAAGTGGACTATGTCGACCAATTGTTGGCCGGACGCTTCGCCGCCCACGGCCAGATCACCCTGGTCAACCACCGTGATCATCTCTCCGATCGACCGCTGGCCACTCGCGAGAATCTGTCACGCTCCATCCAGCAGCTGGCCGAGCGCAGCGGCGAGGAAGATCTGATCTTCATCTACCTGACCAGTCACGGTTCCGCCGACCATCAGCTGGTACTGGCACAACCCCGAGTCGCGCTCGAGGACCTGCCCGCGGCGGACCTGGCGACGCTGCTGGTACCACTCGCCGAGCGAAACAAGGTGGTCGTGATCTCGGCCTGCTATTCAGGTGGTTTCATCGAACCGCTGAAAAGCCCGCACACCCTGGTGATTACCGCCGCTCGCGCCGACCGGGTGTCGTTCGGCTGCTCCGAGGAAAGCGACTTCACCTATTTCGGCCGGGCTCTGTTCGCCGAAGCCCTGCAAGAAACCAAAGATATTGTGGAGGCTTTCACGCTGGCACAGGCGAGGGTTGCCGAACGCGAACAAGCCGACCACTATCAGGCTTCGGAGCCTCAAATATGGGCACCGGAACAGGTTGTCGAACACTGGCGGACGCTGAACCAACAACAGCTGACGCCAACCGACTGA
- a CDS encoding oxidoreductase translates to MYLTPQRILLAGATGLTGEHLLDRLLNEPTVESVLAPSRKPLAKHSRLENPVGQLQALLPQLAGEIDTAFCCLGSTIKEAGSQDAFRAIDHDLVVAFARRARELGARHLLVISSLGANTDSSIFYCRVKGEMEAALRAQDWPQLTIVRPSQLLGPRMEVRPVERLTAPLSYLLPGKYRGIAACTLARALWRLALEEGDGTRIVESDELRRLGK, encoded by the coding sequence ATGTATCTGACGCCACAGCGCATTTTGCTTGCCGGCGCCACCGGGCTGACCGGCGAGCATCTGCTTGACCGCCTGCTCAACGAACCCACAGTGGAGAGCGTGCTGGCACCCAGCCGCAAACCTTTGGCCAAGCACTCACGGCTCGAAAACCCGGTCGGTCAGTTGCAAGCGCTGTTGCCACAGCTGGCAGGTGAAATCGACACCGCGTTCTGCTGCCTGGGCAGCACCATCAAGGAGGCCGGAAGCCAGGACGCCTTCCGCGCCATCGATCATGATTTGGTCGTGGCGTTCGCCAGACGCGCCCGCGAGCTGGGCGCGCGGCATTTGCTGGTCATCAGCTCATTGGGCGCCAACACGGACAGCTCGATTTTCTACTGCCGGGTCAAGGGCGAGATGGAGGCGGCGCTGCGCGCGCAGGACTGGCCGCAACTGACCATCGTCCGCCCATCGCAGTTGCTGGGGCCGCGCATGGAGGTGCGCCCGGTGGAACGGCTGACGGCTCCGCTCTCTTATCTATTGCCGGGCAAGTACCGCGGCATCGCCGCCTGCACCCTCGCCCGCGCACTCTGGCGGCTGGCGCTGGAGGAAGGCGACGGTACGCGAATAGTCGAGTCGGACGAATTGAGGCGTCTGGGAAAATAG
- the orn gene encoding oligoribonuclease: protein MQNPQNLIWIDLEMTGLDPDNDVIIEMATIVTDSQLNVLAEGPVIAIHQSDEILAGMDEWNTRQHGGSGLTQRVRESQVSTEEAEARTLAFLEQWVPKGKSPICGNSICQDRRFLYRRMPRLEAYFHYRNLDVSTLKELAARWAPEVLAGFKKGGTHLALDDIRESIAELRHYREHFIKI from the coding sequence ATGCAGAACCCACAGAACCTCATCTGGATCGATCTGGAAATGACCGGCCTGGATCCGGACAACGATGTCATCATCGAGATGGCAACCATTGTTACCGACAGTCAGCTGAACGTCCTGGCTGAAGGGCCGGTCATCGCCATCCATCAGAGCGACGAGATTCTCGCGGGCATGGATGAGTGGAATACCCGCCAGCATGGCGGTTCCGGTTTGACGCAGCGCGTGCGTGAAAGCCAGGTTTCAACCGAGGAGGCCGAAGCCCGGACGCTGGCGTTTCTCGAACAGTGGGTGCCCAAGGGCAAGTCGCCGATCTGCGGCAACAGCATCTGTCAGGATCGGCGCTTCCTGTACCGTCGCATGCCTCGTCTGGAAGCTTATTTCCATTACCGCAACCTGGACGTTTCGACCCTCAAGGAGCTGGCCGCGCGCTGGGCGCCAGAGGTCTTGGCAGGCTTCAAGAAGGGCGGTACGCACCTGGCGCTGGATGATATTCGCGAATCGATCGCCGAGCTGCGCCACTACCGCGAACACTTCATCAAGATCTGA
- the rsgA gene encoding small ribosomal subunit biogenesis GTPase RsgA has product MAKRHLNRRQSWRIDKIQEERASRAARRESRAIEELEGGDLGPEQTGLVIAHFGVQVEVEAQEGEHSGQVFRCHLRANLPALVTGDRVVWRPGNQGIGVIVAQLPRQSELCRPDTRGQLKPVAANVDLIVIVFAPLPEPHANLIDRYLIAAEHAGITPLLLLNKADLIDPQNEGALNALLSVYRTLGYPLMEVSAHDGAGMDALQARLDGHVSVFVGQSGVGKSSLVNSLLPGVDTRVGALSEMTGKGTHTTTTARLFHFPGGGELIDSPGIREFGLGHVSRADVEAGFIEFQELLGLCRFRDCKHDREPGCALLKALEQGQIQPQRMASYRHIISSLPEADY; this is encoded by the coding sequence ATGGCCAAACGCCACCTCAACCGTCGACAAAGCTGGCGTATCGATAAGATCCAGGAAGAGCGTGCCTCACGCGCGGCACGCCGGGAATCTCGAGCCATCGAAGAGCTGGAAGGCGGCGATCTCGGCCCGGAACAGACCGGCCTGGTGATCGCCCATTTTGGCGTTCAGGTTGAGGTCGAGGCGCAGGAAGGCGAACACAGTGGCCAGGTTTTCCGTTGTCACCTGCGAGCCAACCTGCCTGCGCTGGTGACGGGTGATCGAGTGGTCTGGCGTCCCGGAAATCAGGGCATCGGGGTGATCGTTGCCCAGCTACCGCGCCAATCCGAGCTTTGCCGACCCGACACACGCGGCCAACTCAAACCCGTGGCCGCCAACGTCGATTTGATCGTCATTGTCTTTGCGCCGTTGCCGGAACCCCACGCCAACCTCATCGATCGCTATTTGATCGCCGCCGAGCATGCGGGCATCACGCCCTTGCTGCTGTTGAACAAGGCCGATCTGATCGATCCACAGAACGAAGGCGCACTCAACGCGCTGCTGTCGGTGTATCGGACCCTGGGCTACCCGCTGATGGAAGTGTCCGCCCATGACGGCGCGGGGATGGACGCACTGCAAGCGCGGCTCGACGGTCATGTCAGCGTATTCGTCGGCCAGTCCGGGGTAGGCAAATCGTCGCTGGTCAACAGCCTGTTGCCAGGTGTCGATACCCGCGTCGGAGCACTGTCTGAAATGACCGGCAAGGGCACCCATACCACCACCACCGCCCGCCTCTTTCACTTTCCCGGCGGCGGCGAGCTGATCGACTCACCAGGCATTCGCGAATTCGGTCTGGGCCATGTCAGCCGCGCCGATGTAGAAGCCGGCTTCATCGAGTTTCAGGAGTTATTGGGGCTTTGCCGCTTCCGCGATTGCAAGCACGACCGCGAGCCAGGCTGCGCGCTGTTGAAGGCATTGGAGCAGGGGCAGATCCAACCGCAACGCATGGCCAGCTACCGGCATATCATCAGCAGCTTGCCGGAAGCCGACTACTAG